One window of the Rhipicephalus sanguineus isolate Rsan-2018 chromosome 4, BIME_Rsan_1.4, whole genome shotgun sequence genome contains the following:
- the LOC119389839 gene encoding uncharacterized protein LOC119389839, which translates to MWKYELIHTDENFYYFNPETGESKVTKAITFRKVNGREELAAFHARTELQKPEVTIFEVNGEYPYGAKIRAQLKSLRVDGDLATAFCHKTIAKFTHKLSEELKLDGHEFLAAGDELNPAKLYEARIVQTGEFKYDTGAVGMTMDSDESIVFLLCYLHGMAQTAPNAKGYYLRELAEKAVDVLKAEPFYASSDDIKTTLLAARAVAADLGNHPSFTALVAALDMFFLLVPTHKYSRMRTATVHTFCKDYTSFKNLQHMTEISGMKREEWMKWAWIPEVQKELRQLTEISEFCEVKNSYFPYLRSFEILPRSPLAVSEGPALHTFIHAIGILRGNKRSAFARMVMKKSPEHIFRNARVFVEATSTPADVNPSSPSEEAAAAYQKHRESQEKLTQAAASVAGARPKDTDPQKWLEYARSFNSGEIPEAVIRAKSVLESQKEVRPGTILEAMKRDIEAVAHSLDPQRKRPFSSEEAAAVYQKHRKL; encoded by the coding sequence ATGTGGAAGTATGAGCTAATACACACGGATGAAAATTTCTACTATTTCAACCCCGAGACCGGCGAATCTAAGGTCACAAAAGCGATAACTTTTCGGAAAGTTAACGGCCGGGAAGAACTAGCTGCTTTTCACGCAAGGACCGAATTACAGAAACCTGAAGTGACCATCTTTGAAGTGAATGGAGAGTACCCGTACGGGGCGAAAATTCGTGCTCAGCTGAAAAGTCTTCGGGTAGACGGAGATCTGGCGACTGCTTTTTGCCACAAAACAATCGCCAAATTCACCCACAAGCTTTCGGAGGAGCTTAAGTTGGACGGCCATGAATTCCTAGCTGCGGGAGATGAGCTGAATCCTGCAAAGCTTTACGAGGCCAGAATTGTCCAGACGGGAGAATTCAAATACGACACAGGTGCAGTGGGCATGACCATGGACAGTGATGAGTCAATCGTATTTCTGCTATGCTACTTGCACGGCATGGCTCAGACCGCGCCCAATGCTAAAGGCTATTACCTACGTGAACTAGCCGAGAAGGCCGTGGACGTTTTGAAGGCGGAACCCTTTTACGCATCTAGCGACGACATCAAGACCACTCTTTTAGCTGCTCGGGCTGTGGCAGCAGATTTGGGCAATCACCCGTCATTTACCGCGCTTGTAGCGGCTTTGGACATGTTCTTCCTACTTGTCCCAACCCACAAGTACTCACGCATGAGGACGGCGACTGTGCATACCTTTTGTAAAGACTACACTTCGTTTAAAAACCTGCAGCATATGACCGAAATAAGTGGTATGAAACGCGAAGAATGGATGAAGTGGGCCTGGATACCAGAGGTCCAAAAGGAGCTTCGGCAGCTCACCGAAATCTCGGAGTTTTGTGAAGTCAAGAACTCTTATTTTCCTTACCTCCGCTCCTTCGAGATTCTGCCCAGGTCTCCGCTGGCCGTCTCGGAAGGTCCCGCGCTTCACACCTTCATACACGCGATCGGCATCCTCCGAGGTAACAAAAGATCCGCTTTTGCACGTATGGTCATGAAAAAAAGCCCGGAGCATATATTCAGGAATGCCCGCGTTTTTGTCGAGGCTACATCCACTCCTGCTGACGTCAACCCGTCGTCTCCCTCAGAGGAAGCAGCCGCTGCGTATCAAAAGCACCGTGAATCGCAAGAGAAGCTGACTCAAGCTGCAGCTTCAGTTGCTGGTGCCAGGCCCAAGGACACAGATCCTCAGAAATGGCTGGAATATGCTAGGTCCTTCAACAGTGGTGAAATCCCAGAGGCTGTGATTCGGGCGAAGTCTGTGCTGGAATCTCAAAAGGAGGTTCGCCCTGGTACAATTTTGGAGGCCATGAAACGTGACATAGAAGCTGTGGCCCATTCTCTAGACCCTCAGAGGAAGCGGCCATTTTCCTCAGAGGAAGCAGCTGCTGTGTACCAAAAGCACCGTAAATTGTAA